The DNA window TTTAGCTCTGCAGTCAGCAAAAGCTGAGAAGCACGTAATCCACGCTGAAACTGCAAAAGGATAATCTCTATTTGCATCGAAAGAGATAAAACTAAATCAtacaatgctttaaaataatctgaagtaCAGAGTTGCTGCAAAGGCAgtaaactttttctttcccaaagtaTCTCAAGAATAAACGTGCACATTCCAGAACAATATTGGATATGGGACAATATAGCTACAACATACTGCTTGACCTTACTCAATGCAAACTCTTGATTCCACTGTTGACAAGGCAGAGTTTTGCCACAACTTCAAAACAGAGAAGGTTTTACCCTTACAGATTCAAATTGATCTCTAAGGTAACATCAAACACTGGACTGAACCTATTTAAGTTACAACTTATTTTCCTGAGAGAGGTGAAGAGAAGCTTCCAAAATTGGTTCTTGCTTGGCAGGACAGAGCAGACGGCCTGCAAGACcagtttcctcctcctctcatgTTACAAGCTCGCTTTCTGCCCTCTAGTGGCAACCAAGCGTATTCCAGATTATTTCAAAAGCTATTCCACACTTTCCAAGTAGTTGTAGGAACACAAATTGAAGTATGTTATGTACAAACACACTCAGGTAAAAAACTGAGTACAACTCTCTCAAATCCTATTTAATTACATAGGACTGTGAATCGAGGGAGTCTTTTGAGGCAAcgaaaaataaaaaaagagattgaaGTAATGGCGTTTCACTTCATAGAGATTATGCCATattaagcaaaatgaaaataaaaaattacttacagAGGAGTATTCCCTTCAGAGTCCCGTATATCAACAGATGCGTTGTGCTGGAGAAGGATCTGCACCATTTTTAGGTTTCCtttggctgctgctctgtgtaACGGGGTGGATTCAAAATGATCTCTTGCATCTGGATCAGCTCCGTTCTCCAAAAGCATAACTGCAATCTGATTATgtagaaagaggaaggaagggggagaaggagaaaaagttaATATAACTAAACAGTTCTTCGCAAAGCAactccatctccagcagcacaggcaaACATACCTCCTGTTTATTTTTGGAGGCTGCATAATGCAGGGGCGTACAGCCGTTCTGATTGACAGCATTTACAGGAGCACCCTGGGCTATGAGGGCTTTCACAATTTCCTCACGGCCTGCTGAAGAGGCGATATGTAGGGGAGTCCAACCAGCCTACAGAGACGAGGAAAAAGCCGTGTTATTCAAACCGGGAGTTTCAGGCAAAGAACATGACAAATCATAACCCCAATACAGACTCGACCGCTCGTTAGCTATACCACATACGTATAAACGGTAAAGCTAAACATTATTGGTTACTACCAGAGAGACGCGTCTCTTGCCCTCTCACACGCCGGCATTCGGTACCCGACAAAGGCTGCCTGCTAAATGACAGAGATCACTTCTGTCACGCACGTGATCTTCCAGGGCACTTTGCCCCTGCAGGACTAACAGTAgtgctttttaaagaagaaataagagtACAGAAAAGTGTCCAAAAGTTTCTGTGACCGTTTCTATACCCTACCCTCTACTTAAACTGATGggacattttcctctttaaggATGCTCTTTAGGATGCTTCATAACAGATGCAACCATTTTAACTCCTGCTCTAGAACAGCAACAGACTCTCTCCTTTCAAACCAGGACATCAGCGAACCTGTTGCCTACTCTGTAACACCCTCAACAGCAAAGAATCGTCAGGGCACCTCAGGATGTGGCACAGCACATCCGAGAGGGGCACCATGAGAGAACGATAACACTCATACCGAAcatgccagcaaataaaactctaagactcgttttggcGTCTTACAAAGAAAGTGTCCTTTATCAGGCCAATatgagggagtgatctccatcaatcgcGTGCAACGAGACAAAAGCTGcttacagaatatattttcccagaaatcttatgcatgttctattactttccaaggactatttttattatgaaactttgcaatagtcaaaactcttgctcatTTTGAGCTGCCTGtagctctgtctgaccttgcatttgagaaaGGGGAGGACTGCAGACAGAGGcaattacagaagaagagacgtgttcagcacagatcgcactgaacacaagacattatcatctgCAAATGAACAGTGTATGGAAAAACAGGCTaagagggttggggttgtttggcctggagaagaggagggtctgaggagaccttatagcaacacTCCAGTACCTGcgggggctacaggaaagctggggaggaactgttcataaaggcttgtagggataggacgaggggtaatgggtatgaactggagaggggcagatttaaactagatataaagaggaatttcttcatggtgacaatggtgagacactggcccaggctgcccagagaagctgtggctgccccatccctggaggtgttcaaggccaggctggatgggccttgggcagcctgagccagtgggaggtgtccctgcccatggcagggggtagaactggatgatctttatgtcccttccaatctaaaccattctatgactctattctgtgattctatgaaacaccATTTGAATCAAACCATGCTGTCAGAAGGACATTCCAACTAACTTCCAAAAAATACAATTGCTTAGACAAAATATcgctctactttagcttaaaccaaaatattccGCTTCTTGCAACAGTAACAACTGCGTGCACCACCCTGAAAGCCCCCAACAACCCAATCCCTCCTCGGTTTTGCAGCTTTGCTCCCCTAACCCTTCGGGGCACAAAGCGAGTGCCCCGCGCCAGCCCCTCcgaggagagggaggaggctCCCGGGAGGGCCTTACATCGTCCTTGTCGCCCACGGGCACGCCGAGGCCGAGGAGGAGGTCGGCGATCTCGGTGTGCCCGGCCGAGCAGGCCCAGTGCAGCGCTGTCCGGTTGCCCTGggggagagaaggcagcagtgagCGCGGCGGGAACCCTCAGCCCGTCGCCCCGCCGCGCAGGGCGGCTCGCGGGAGGCTGACCTGGTCGGCCTTGGTGGCCAGAGCCCTGTCGCGCAGCAGCTGACCCCGCAGCTCCTCCAGCCGCCCGGCATAGGCCAGGTTGCAAACACC is part of the Cuculus canorus isolate bCucCan1 unplaced genomic scaffold, bCucCan1.pri scaffold_135_arrow_ctg1, whole genome shotgun sequence genome and encodes:
- the PSMD10 gene encoding 26S proteasome non-ATPase regulatory subunit 10 isoform X2, giving the protein MEGSVSDVGVCNLAYAGRLEELRGQLLRDRALATKADQGNRTALHWACSAGHTEIADLLLGLGVPVGDKDDAGWTPLHIASSAGREEIVKALIAQGAPVNAVNQNGCTPLHYAASKNKQEIAVMLLENGADPDARDHFESTPLHRAAAKGNLKMVQILLQHNASVDIRDSEGNTPLFSVDYVLLSFC
- the PSMD10 gene encoding 26S proteasome non-ATPase regulatory subunit 10 isoform X1, with translation MEGSVSDVGVCNLAYAGRLEELRGQLLRDRALATKADQGNRTALHWACSAGHTEIADLLLGLGVPVGDKDDAGWTPLHIASSAGREEIVKALIAQGAPVNAVNQNGCTPLHYAASKNKQEIAVMLLENGADPDARDHFESTPLHRAAAKGNLKMVQILLQHNASVDIRDSEGNTPLHLACDEERVEEAKLLVSHGASIHIENKEELTPLKVAKGGLGAILKRMVEG